A genomic region of Haliotis asinina isolate JCU_RB_2024 chromosome 1, JCU_Hal_asi_v2, whole genome shotgun sequence contains the following coding sequences:
- the LOC137276031 gene encoding zinc finger protein 436-like yields MLTHSGIKYYQCCECEKTFTNSTALQVHSRIHSGIKPYECTECGKQFSQSSTLKRHLLTHSGIKPYQCSDGKVTVDVSSRNRHKCDECGKTFPCSFDQNSHLRVHSGEKPYKCIKCGKRFTQPCHLKSHMSSHSAGKPYECTVCDKSYKLPFHLQTHMRVHIGIKPYQCGECKKTFTYSSNLLVHSRIHSEIKPYECTDCGKQFTQSSNLKRHMLTHGRK; encoded by the exons ATGTTGACACACAGTGGAATCAAGTACTATCAGTGTTGTGAATGTGAGAAAACGTTTACAAATTCAACTGCTCTGCAGGTTCATTCAAGaattcacagtggaatcaagcctTATGAATGCACTGAATGTGGAAAACAATTCTCACAGTCAAGTACTCTGAAGAGACACTTGTTGACtcacagtggaatcaagccATATCAGTGTAGTGA TGGAAAGGTCACAGTGGATGTTTCATCAAGGAATCGCCATAAGTGTGAtgaatgtgggaaaacattTCCTTGTTCATTTGACCAGAACAGTCATTTGAGGGTTCACAGTGGAGAGAAACCTTACAAATGTATTAAATGTGGGAAAAGGTTTACACAACCATGTCACTTGAAGTCACATATGAGCAGTCACAGTGCAGGGAAGCCTTATGAATGCACCGTGTGTGATAAAAGTTATAAACTTCCATTTCATCTCCAGACACACATGAGGGTTCACATTGGAATCAAGCCTTATCAGTGTGGTGAATGTAAGAAAACGTTTACATATTCAAGTAACCTGCTCGTTCATTCTAGGATTCACAGTGAAATCAAGCCTTATGAGTGCACTGATTGTGGAAAACAATTCACACAATCAAGTAACCTGAAGAGGCATATGTTGACTCACGGTAGAAAGTAG